The genomic interval GTACAGGACATCGTACTCGCCACCCACAAGGGAGCCCTTCGAACGGCGGTCGTCCGCCTCAGCAGGCCCATCGGTCGTCGCTGATTTACACGTGCTTTTCTATCACAGAGCGAAGCTGCGCTTCGTCCTGCATTCCGACAAGGCGTTCGGCAGGCTGACCGTTGGCGAATAAGACGAGCGTCGGCAACCCCTGGACACTGTACTCGGCGGCAAGTTGCTGGTTCGCGTCAATATCGATCTTCGCCACAGCCGCACCCGTCTCGGCGGCGATCGTTTCGACGACCGGTTCAAGCATCTGGCATGGTCCGCACCAGTCAGCGTAAAAGT from Haloarcula pelagica carries:
- the trxA gene encoding thioredoxin is translated as MAEEIEEIRRQKLAELRNQAGTGGAGESDSQSPSEPIHIDGGAELTETVAEHDVVLADFYADWCGPCQMLEPVVETIAAETGAAVAKIDIDANQQLAAEYSVQGLPTLVLFANGQPAERLVGMQDEAQLRSVIEKHV